One genomic region from Bradyrhizobium icense encodes:
- a CDS encoding TRAP transporter substrate-binding protein codes for MKRLFLGLVAVALIASAFVGSTTTVVAQTKVLKMQASWPASLTLYDNFTYFAERVNKLSDGSLKIEAMPAGQVVPAFEVLDATHKKVLDGSHAWAGYWTGKNKTAILFTGGPGGTFGMDYMDVMGWFYHGGGLDLYNEFYQKELKLNVVVFPILPAGPQAFGWFKKPIQTVEDMKGMKCRQTGMAGEVWQALGFTVVNMPGGEIIPSAQRGVIDCAEWVGGIEDMQLGFHNVWKYHYSPGLHENVTVGEIVINGDVWKELSTQHQEIIKSAANETFLVWWTKWQRQNADALIEMQQKHGVQILRTPTEILLTFIKKWDEIAAAESAKNPFFKKVHDSQKAYASAVVPYKRSYFPPYSFMANYYFPVEK; via the coding sequence ATGAAACGCTTGTTTCTGGGACTAGTCGCCGTTGCCCTGATCGCATCGGCGTTTGTCGGATCCACCACTACAGTCGTGGCGCAGACGAAGGTGCTGAAGATGCAGGCCTCATGGCCGGCGTCGCTCACGCTCTATGATAACTTCACCTACTTCGCCGAGCGGGTGAACAAGCTATCGGACGGCAGCTTGAAGATCGAAGCGATGCCCGCCGGCCAGGTCGTACCCGCCTTCGAGGTGCTGGACGCGACCCACAAGAAGGTGCTCGACGGATCGCATGCGTGGGCCGGCTACTGGACCGGCAAGAACAAGACCGCGATTCTGTTCACCGGCGGTCCCGGCGGCACCTTCGGCATGGACTATATGGACGTGATGGGCTGGTTCTATCACGGCGGCGGCCTCGACCTTTACAACGAGTTCTATCAGAAAGAGCTCAAGCTCAACGTCGTCGTGTTCCCCATCCTGCCTGCAGGGCCGCAGGCGTTCGGTTGGTTCAAGAAGCCGATCCAGACGGTCGAGGACATGAAGGGCATGAAGTGCCGCCAGACCGGCATGGCCGGCGAAGTCTGGCAGGCACTCGGCTTCACGGTGGTCAACATGCCCGGCGGCGAAATCATTCCCTCCGCACAGCGCGGCGTGATCGATTGCGCGGAGTGGGTCGGCGGCATCGAGGACATGCAGCTCGGCTTCCACAACGTCTGGAAATACCACTATTCGCCCGGTTTGCATGAGAACGTGACGGTCGGAGAAATCGTGATCAACGGCGATGTGTGGAAGGAGCTCAGCACTCAGCACCAGGAGATCATCAAGTCGGCGGCCAATGAGACATTCCTCGTCTGGTGGACCAAGTGGCAGCGCCAGAACGCCGATGCGCTGATTGAGATGCAGCAGAAACACGGCGTACAAATCCTGCGCACGCCGACCGAGATCCTGCTGACCTTCATCAAGAAGTGGGACGAGATCGCGGCGGCCGAGAGCGCCAAGAACCCGTTCTTCAAGAAGGTGCACGACTCGCAGAAGGCCTATGCCAGCGCCGTGGTGCCGTACAAGCGGTCCTATTTCCCGCCATACTCCTTCATGGCGAACTACTACTTCCCCGTCGAGAAATAG
- a CDS encoding class I SAM-dependent methyltransferase yields the protein MGFYNDIILPRICDLAMRNKQLRPYRERVIGAAEGRVLEIGIGSGRNLPFYRPLVTDLLALEPAPKLIAMAREAPHPGTPVNFIEASAEAIPLDDSSVDTVVTTWTLCSIPDAAMALTEMRRVLRPAGKLLFVEHGMAPDKNVRRWQDWLTPAWRCISGGCHLNRPISTMIEAAGFRIDRVETGYMPGPKAMTFMYEGSARPN from the coding sequence ATGGGCTTCTACAACGATATTATTCTGCCGAGGATTTGCGATCTTGCGATGCGCAACAAGCAACTTCGGCCGTATCGCGAGCGGGTGATCGGCGCGGCCGAAGGTCGTGTGCTCGAGATCGGGATTGGGTCCGGCCGTAACTTGCCATTCTATCGGCCGCTGGTAACGGACCTCCTGGCGCTCGAGCCGGCCCCGAAGCTCATCGCAATGGCCCGCGAAGCTCCGCATCCGGGGACGCCGGTCAACTTCATCGAAGCTTCGGCGGAGGCTATTCCGCTCGATGACAGCAGCGTCGATACCGTTGTGACCACCTGGACCTTGTGCAGCATTCCGGATGCCGCCATGGCGCTCACCGAAATGCGTCGCGTGCTTCGCCCTGCCGGCAAGCTTTTATTCGTGGAGCACGGCATGGCGCCGGACAAGAACGTGAGGCGATGGCAGGACTGGCTGACGCCTGCCTGGCGATGCATCAGCGGCGGCTGTCACCTCAATCGACCGATCAGCACGATGATCGAAGCTGCAGGCTTCAGGATTGATCGGGTAGAGACCGGCTACATGCCTGGACCCAAAGCGATGACCTTCATGTACGAAGGCAGCGCCCGACCAAATTAG
- a CDS encoding efflux RND transporter periplasmic adaptor subunit, with the protein MNRSAQIAIAAAVTVAVIAGFLARPYLWPSSETTHAHVTAQASEASGAAIYYQDPDGKPFYSLTPKKTPDGRDYRAVPRGADISFDDPSQESAAAPPADRKIKYYRNPMGLPDVSPTPKKDSMGMDYIPVYEGEDSDDGSVKVSPGKIQRTGVKSEPATARPIRTVVRAPGTIQLDERRVSVIAMRAETYLQSVADVTTGSFVKKGQPLMQVYSPAVSSAAAEFVTTLTSRTTAGEPSYGRGSRQRLMNLDVPEAVISEVERTRVVPVTVAWSAPRDGIVLERNAVQGMRAQPGDVLFRVADTSVVWAIIDIAERDLGSLAVGQGVTVRARSFPGRDFSGKISVIYPQVNRETRTARVRIELANPDLALLPDMYVDADVEIGGAEPVLAVPDSSVLDTGARQVVLVDKGEGRFEPRDVKIGRRGDGLVEIRSGLKDGEPVVISANFLIDAESNLKAALKGFAEGAQP; encoded by the coding sequence TCAGATTGCGATCGCTGCCGCCGTCACCGTTGCCGTGATCGCCGGTTTCCTCGCGCGTCCCTATCTCTGGCCGAGCAGCGAGACGACGCATGCCCACGTCACGGCCCAGGCGAGCGAAGCCTCGGGTGCCGCGATCTATTATCAGGATCCGGACGGCAAGCCGTTCTACTCGCTGACCCCGAAGAAGACGCCCGATGGCCGCGATTACCGCGCCGTTCCGCGGGGCGCCGACATCAGTTTTGACGATCCGTCGCAGGAAAGCGCGGCGGCTCCACCCGCCGACCGCAAGATCAAGTATTACCGCAATCCGATGGGCCTGCCGGACGTTTCGCCGACGCCAAAGAAGGATTCGATGGGGATGGACTACATCCCCGTCTATGAGGGCGAGGACAGCGACGACGGATCGGTCAAGGTGTCGCCGGGAAAGATCCAGCGCACCGGCGTCAAATCGGAGCCGGCCACCGCCCGCCCGATCCGGACGGTCGTGCGGGCGCCAGGCACGATCCAACTCGACGAGCGTCGAGTCTCAGTCATCGCGATGCGCGCGGAAACCTACCTGCAATCGGTTGCCGACGTCACGACTGGCTCCTTTGTCAAGAAGGGGCAGCCGCTGATGCAGGTCTACAGTCCGGCAGTTTCCAGTGCGGCCGCAGAGTTTGTGACGACGTTGACGTCCAGGACTACGGCGGGCGAACCGTCCTACGGACGCGGTTCACGGCAGCGGTTGATGAACCTTGACGTGCCCGAAGCGGTAATCAGCGAGGTCGAGAGAACGCGGGTCGTCCCGGTGACCGTCGCCTGGTCGGCCCCACGGGACGGCATCGTGCTGGAACGCAACGCCGTCCAGGGTATGCGAGCTCAACCGGGCGATGTGCTCTTCCGCGTTGCGGATACGTCGGTGGTCTGGGCGATAATCGACATAGCCGAGCGCGATCTCGGCTCGCTTGCCGTCGGACAAGGCGTTACCGTGCGCGCGCGCAGCTTCCCGGGGCGGGACTTCTCCGGAAAGATCTCTGTCATTTATCCGCAGGTCAACCGCGAGACACGGACAGCCCGCGTTCGGATCGAACTGGCAAATCCCGACCTCGCATTGCTGCCGGACATGTACGTGGATGCGGACGTCGAGATTGGCGGCGCGGAGCCTGTTTTGGCCGTTCCCGACAGTTCGGTGCTCGATACGGGAGCACGCCAGGTCGTTCTGGTGGACAAGGGCGAGGGACGATTCGAGCCCCGCGACGTCAAGATCGGCCGTCGGGGAGACGGACTGGTCGAAATCCGCAGCGGGCTGAAAGACGGCGAGCCCGTCGTCATCTCGGCCAATTTTCTAATCGATGCGGAAAGCAATCTGAAGGCGGCACTCAAGGGCTTTGCCGAGGGAGCTCAGCCATGA
- a CDS encoding methyl-accepting chemotaxis protein, which translates to MHSKREALSGTLTVKTTLAVIVGVLAVLVLISCAIAGADAWRSYIAAVRVAEVNANADQLLKGLESIQLERGQTNTALQAPATANAETREVIQKRRSQGDSVLAPALQKIAATATPEGKKLIAEVERAYERVKQLRRSADSALQSAKEQRDAELLKAWYPTVSDFLTRIQSLWTITSREISREDANVGELTMVKQSAFLMREYAGRERAAHAGNISAGRALSADQQRDIANWRGHVQSNWQAIRDLTGGAASPLVSAVAVAEQNFLGNFKAQTDTVYKAGIAGAGYPMTVQQWYEVSNPALESIVRIKDAAVEVTNVHAAAKAATARTQLILVALVTLLGTAVGIVSIWVLSRRVIRPLTAMTAAMQRLAGGDLSIDVPALARADEVGEMARSVAVFRDNAVSANALAAEQRPEQQKKEQRQQVMETLTLGFDQSATSVLDAVAASIVEMRATAERMAAVATENTNKASAVASGAQETSSNVQTVATATEELSASVTEISRQVSQSAMIAAKAVQEAQGTNAEIQGLAAMAQRIGDIVKLINNIASQTNLLALNATIEAARAGESGRGFAVVAAEVKSLAEQTSKATEEIASQISAIQGATQKSVVSIEAIGKTIGEISEIATTIASAIEEQGAATQEIARNVQQAAAGTQEVSANVGGVTEGAAATGAAASQVETAAGNLSQQSQQLREQVDAFLSQVRAA; encoded by the coding sequence ATGCATTCGAAGCGCGAGGCCCTTTCGGGCACGCTCACCGTCAAGACCACCCTCGCCGTCATCGTCGGGGTGCTCGCAGTACTGGTCCTCATCTCTTGCGCCATTGCCGGTGCAGATGCCTGGCGCAGCTACATTGCCGCCGTCCGCGTTGCCGAGGTGAACGCAAACGCCGATCAATTGCTCAAGGGACTGGAGAGCATTCAGCTCGAACGCGGCCAGACCAACACCGCACTGCAGGCGCCTGCCACAGCAAACGCGGAAACGCGCGAAGTGATCCAGAAGCGCCGTTCGCAGGGCGATTCCGTCCTCGCCCCGGCACTCCAAAAGATTGCCGCCACCGCGACGCCGGAAGGCAAGAAGCTGATCGCCGAAGTCGAGCGGGCCTATGAACGCGTCAAGCAGCTCCGCCGCAGCGCCGATTCCGCCCTTCAGTCCGCGAAGGAACAGCGCGATGCCGAATTGCTGAAGGCCTGGTACCCGACTGTTTCGGACTTCCTGACCCGGATTCAATCGCTCTGGACCATAACCTCGCGCGAGATCAGCAGGGAAGACGCCAATGTCGGCGAGCTTACGATGGTCAAGCAGAGCGCGTTCCTGATGCGCGAATATGCCGGCCGCGAGCGCGCCGCTCATGCCGGCAACATCTCGGCCGGCCGCGCGCTGTCGGCCGACCAGCAGCGCGACATCGCCAACTGGCGGGGCCACGTGCAGTCGAACTGGCAGGCGATACGCGATCTAACCGGCGGTGCGGCGTCGCCGCTTGTCTCTGCAGTTGCCGTCGCGGAGCAAAACTTCCTCGGCAACTTCAAGGCTCAAACCGATACGGTCTACAAGGCAGGCATCGCGGGCGCCGGCTATCCGATGACGGTCCAGCAATGGTACGAAGTGTCCAACCCGGCGCTGGAATCCATCGTCAGGATCAAGGATGCTGCGGTCGAAGTCACCAACGTGCATGCCGCAGCCAAGGCTGCAACGGCAAGGACGCAGCTCATCCTGGTCGCGCTCGTCACATTGCTCGGCACCGCCGTCGGCATTGTGTCGATCTGGGTGCTGTCCCGCCGCGTGATCCGCCCCTTGACCGCCATGACGGCCGCCATGCAGCGCCTTGCCGGCGGCGATCTGTCGATCGACGTTCCGGCGCTGGCGCGGGCCGACGAGGTCGGCGAGATGGCGCGATCGGTCGCGGTGTTCCGCGACAATGCCGTCAGCGCGAACGCACTGGCTGCCGAACAGCGACCGGAACAGCAAAAGAAAGAGCAACGTCAACAGGTGATGGAGACGCTGACCTTAGGCTTCGACCAGAGCGCGACAAGCGTGCTTGATGCCGTCGCCGCATCGATCGTCGAAATGCGCGCCACTGCCGAAAGGATGGCAGCGGTCGCAACCGAAAATACCAACAAGGCCTCTGCCGTGGCGTCGGGCGCGCAGGAAACGTCGAGCAACGTGCAGACGGTGGCGACCGCCACGGAAGAATTGTCCGCTTCCGTCACCGAAATCAGCCGGCAGGTCAGCCAGTCGGCGATGATCGCGGCAAAGGCCGTGCAGGAAGCGCAAGGCACCAACGCCGAGATTCAGGGCCTCGCAGCCATGGCCCAGCGGATCGGCGACATCGTCAAACTGATCAACAACATCGCTTCGCAAACCAATCTGCTGGCGCTGAACGCCACCATTGAGGCGGCGCGTGCGGGCGAGAGCGGCAGGGGCTTTGCCGTCGTCGCGGCCGAAGTGAAGAGCCTCGCCGAGCAGACGTCGAAGGCCACCGAGGAGATCGCCTCCCAGATATCAGCGATCCAGGGAGCCACGCAGAAATCCGTCGTCTCGATCGAGGCGATCGGCAAAACCATCGGCGAAATCAGCGAGATCGCAACGACGATTGCCTCCGCCATCGAAGAGCAGGGCGCGGCGACCCAGGAGATCGCGCGCAATGTGCAGCAGGCCGCGGCCGGCACCCAGGAAGTGTCCGCCAATGTCGGCGGCGTCACCGAGGGCGCGGCAGCCACCGGCGCAGCGGCAAGCCAGGTCGAGACGGCCGCCGGCAACCTCTCGCAGCAGTCGCAACAATTGCGCGAGCAGGTCGACGCGTTTCTCAGCCAGGTGCGCGCGGCATAG
- a CDS encoding c-type cytochrome, whose amino-acid sequence MTYAAISGTMPSFRLAAASALMAVLSFSPLQAQQGNAARGERNFRACAACHSLERERNMTGPSLADLWGRKAGTLPSFDRFSDALKSSGLTWDDRTLDQWLTDPKHLVPGNEMTFEGIEEARVRADLLAFLKEATKPGAAPSQSAQRGQRGGMGGMMGGGMMGGGADPTLKALEPGIQVKTISYCRDTYRVTTADGKIRAFWERNLRFRTDSSKDGPVQDAPALLPAGMMGDRASVIFSAPEEILKFVERRC is encoded by the coding sequence ATGACTTACGCAGCGATCTCCGGCACGATGCCGAGCTTCAGGTTGGCGGCTGCTTCGGCCCTTATGGCTGTTCTCAGCTTCTCTCCTCTCCAGGCGCAACAAGGCAATGCTGCTCGCGGCGAACGTAATTTCAGGGCCTGCGCAGCATGCCATTCGCTGGAGCGCGAGCGCAACATGACGGGACCGAGCCTTGCCGATCTGTGGGGACGCAAGGCAGGCACGCTGCCAAGCTTCGATCGCTTTTCTGATGCGTTGAAATCGTCCGGATTGACGTGGGATGACCGAACGCTCGATCAGTGGCTGACCGATCCGAAGCATCTCGTTCCGGGCAACGAGATGACCTTTGAAGGGATCGAGGAAGCTCGGGTCCGAGCAGACCTCCTGGCATTCCTGAAAGAAGCCACTAAACCCGGCGCAGCGCCGAGCCAAAGTGCGCAACGAGGCCAGAGGGGCGGCATGGGAGGGATGATGGGTGGTGGCATGATGGGCGGCGGCGCCGATCCAACTCTCAAGGCGCTTGAACCGGGCATTCAGGTCAAAACCATCAGTTATTGCCGCGACACCTATCGTGTCACCACGGCGGACGGCAAGATACGTGCGTTTTGGGAACGTAACTTGCGCTTCAGGACCGATTCCAGCAAAGATGGTCCTGTTCAAGACGCGCCGGCTCTATTGCCAGCGGGAATGATGGGCGATCGGGCGAGCGTGATCTTTTCGGCTCCTGAGGAGATCCTGAAATTTGTCGAGCGCCGTTGCTAG
- a CDS encoding efflux RND transporter permease subunit encodes MIARLIAWSARNLLLVLFGSGFAAAAGIYALVHLPLDAIPDLSDTQVIVYTEYPGQAPQVIEDQVTYPLTTAMLTVPKSKVVRGFSFFGVSFVYIIFEDGTDIYWARSRVLEFLNSAASRLPSGVTPTIGPDATGVGWVYQYAVISKELNLADTRAIQDWNLKFALAKAEGVAEVASVGGFVKQYNVILDPQRMRDRGITMQKMREAIRASNADVGGRTVELSEFEYVIRGKGYLKSINDLGNIVLKTDNGTPVLLRDVARVELGPDERRGIAELNGEGEVASGIVLQRFGVNALDVIENVKKRFKEIVTSLPKSVEIVPVYDRSNLIYAAIDTLKHTLVEESIVVALVCIVFLLHVRSALVAILMLPVGVLMAFGAMKLLGLGSNIMSLGGIAIAIGAMIDAAIVMIENAHKHLERAEPGKSRVAILIEAAAEVGPALFFSLLIITVSFMPIFTLESQEGRLFSPLAFTKTFAMAAAALLSITLVPALMVIFIRGKIVPEHKNPINRFLIWIYRPVIKTVLRAKTLVVLLALGVLAASIWPARQLGTEFMPNLNEGTLLYMPTTLPGISVTKASELMQTQDRIIRSFPEVASVYGKAGRAATATDPAPSEMFETVVNLKPKEQWRKGMTIDALIAEMDKALQFPGVSNAWTMPIKARIDMLSTGIRTPIGVKVMGTDLAGIETLAKQIEQVLKAVPGTSSAYAERGLGGYYLEITPNREALARYGIMVQDVQDTIATALGGQTVTTTVEGRQRFSVNMRYPRDLRDNPKAIASDILVPMPAGGAVPLGEVASVTPARGPSSIRTENGQLATYIYVDIRDRDLGGYVAEAQRAVQASIQFPPGYYVVWSGQYEYLERAIARLKIVVPVTLLIIFLLLYLNFRSVTETMIVMLSLPFALVGGLWMMWWLGFNLSVAVAVGFIALAGVAAETGVVMLIYLNQALAEITKLRRVQGQALTRNDLYAAIMEGAVERVRPKMMTVVAIMAGLLPIMWSTGTGSEIMQRIAVPMIGGMISSTLLTLIVIPAVFGILKGFGLPGDPESGKSVEAIAKPSKKATRVVEPAE; translated from the coding sequence ATGATTGCCCGCTTGATCGCTTGGTCGGCTCGTAACCTCCTGCTGGTGCTATTCGGCAGCGGCTTCGCCGCTGCGGCCGGCATCTACGCGCTCGTCCATCTGCCGCTGGACGCCATTCCCGACCTCTCCGACACCCAGGTGATCGTCTACACGGAGTACCCGGGGCAGGCGCCGCAGGTGATCGAGGACCAGGTCACCTATCCGCTCACCACCGCGATGTTGACGGTGCCGAAATCGAAGGTGGTGCGCGGCTTTTCCTTCTTCGGCGTCTCCTTCGTCTACATCATCTTCGAGGATGGCACCGACATCTACTGGGCGCGCTCGCGGGTGCTGGAGTTTCTCAACAGCGCAGCTTCGCGACTGCCGTCCGGGGTGACGCCGACCATCGGTCCCGACGCGACCGGGGTGGGGTGGGTGTACCAATATGCGGTGATATCCAAGGAACTGAATCTCGCGGACACCCGCGCGATCCAGGACTGGAACCTGAAATTCGCGCTGGCGAAGGCCGAGGGCGTGGCCGAGGTCGCGAGCGTCGGCGGCTTCGTCAAGCAGTACAACGTGATACTCGACCCGCAGCGGATGCGCGATCGCGGCATCACCATGCAGAAGATGCGCGAGGCGATCCGCGCCTCCAATGCCGATGTGGGCGGCCGCACCGTCGAGCTCTCGGAGTTCGAATACGTGATCCGCGGGAAGGGGTACCTGAAGAGCATCAATGATCTCGGCAACATCGTGCTGAAGACCGACAACGGAACGCCGGTACTGTTGCGCGACGTTGCGCGCGTCGAGCTTGGCCCCGACGAGAGGCGCGGCATCGCCGAGCTCAACGGCGAGGGTGAGGTGGCGAGCGGCATCGTGCTGCAGCGCTTCGGCGTGAATGCGCTCGACGTCATCGAGAACGTCAAGAAGCGGTTCAAGGAAATCGTGACCAGCCTGCCGAAATCGGTCGAGATCGTCCCGGTCTACGACCGCTCGAACCTGATCTATGCCGCGATCGATACGCTAAAGCATACGCTGGTCGAGGAAAGCATCGTCGTTGCGCTGGTGTGCATCGTCTTCCTGCTGCATGTCCGTAGCGCGCTTGTCGCGATCCTGATGCTGCCGGTCGGCGTGCTGATGGCATTCGGCGCGATGAAGCTTCTGGGCTTAGGTTCCAACATCATGAGCCTCGGCGGCATCGCGATCGCAATCGGCGCCATGATCGACGCTGCGATCGTCATGATCGAGAACGCGCACAAACATCTCGAGCGCGCCGAGCCGGGCAAATCGCGCGTCGCAATCCTGATCGAGGCGGCCGCTGAGGTCGGCCCTGCGCTGTTCTTCAGCCTGTTGATCATCACCGTGTCGTTCATGCCGATCTTCACGCTGGAATCGCAGGAAGGCCGGCTGTTCAGTCCGCTCGCCTTCACCAAGACCTTTGCGATGGCAGCGGCAGCATTGCTTTCGATCACGCTGGTGCCGGCACTGATGGTGATCTTCATTCGCGGCAAGATCGTCCCCGAGCACAAGAACCCGATCAACCGCTTCCTGATCTGGATTTATAGACCCGTGATCAAGACCGTGTTGCGCGCCAAGACGCTGGTAGTCCTGCTTGCGCTTGGCGTGCTCGCTGCCTCTATCTGGCCGGCGCGCCAGCTCGGCACCGAGTTCATGCCCAACCTCAACGAAGGCACGCTGCTCTACATGCCGACGACCCTGCCGGGGATCTCGGTGACGAAGGCGTCCGAACTGATGCAGACGCAAGACCGGATCATCCGATCGTTTCCCGAGGTCGCCTCGGTCTACGGCAAGGCTGGACGGGCGGCGACGGCGACCGATCCGGCGCCGTCGGAAATGTTCGAGACGGTGGTCAATCTCAAGCCGAAGGAGCAGTGGCGCAAGGGCATGACGATCGACGCCCTGATCGCCGAAATGGACAAGGCGCTGCAGTTTCCAGGCGTTTCCAACGCCTGGACCATGCCAATCAAGGCGCGTATCGACATGCTCTCGACCGGCATCCGCACGCCGATTGGCGTGAAGGTCATGGGCACCGATCTCGCCGGAATCGAAACGCTCGCCAAACAGATCGAACAGGTGCTCAAAGCCGTCCCGGGCACGTCCTCGGCCTATGCCGAGCGCGGTCTCGGAGGCTACTACCTCGAGATCACGCCGAACCGCGAGGCGCTGGCGCGCTACGGCATCATGGTGCAGGACGTGCAGGACACCATCGCGACCGCACTCGGCGGCCAGACCGTGACCACGACCGTGGAGGGCCGCCAGCGCTTCTCTGTAAACATGCGCTACCCACGCGATCTCCGCGACAATCCGAAGGCGATCGCGAGCGACATCCTGGTGCCGATGCCGGCCGGCGGGGCGGTCCCGCTCGGCGAGGTCGCCAGCGTTACGCCGGCGCGCGGGCCAAGCTCGATCCGGACCGAGAACGGACAACTGGCGACTTACATCTATGTCGACATCCGCGACCGCGATCTTGGCGGCTACGTCGCCGAGGCGCAACGCGCGGTGCAGGCGAGCATTCAGTTTCCGCCTGGCTATTACGTCGTCTGGAGCGGCCAATATGAATATCTGGAGCGTGCGATCGCGCGGCTCAAGATCGTCGTACCGGTGACGCTGCTCATCATTTTCCTCCTGCTCTATCTCAATTTCCGCTCGGTAACCGAGACCATGATCGTCATGCTGTCGCTGCCGTTCGCGCTTGTCGGCGGGCTGTGGATGATGTGGTGGCTCGGCTTCAACCTCTCGGTCGCGGTCGCGGTCGGTTTCATCGCACTCGCCGGCGTCGCGGCCGAGACCGGCGTGGTCATGCTGATCTATCTCAATCAGGCGCTGGCCGAGATCACGAAGCTACGTCGGGTTCAGGGCCAGGCGCTGACGCGCAACGATCTCTATGCCGCCATCATGGAGGGCGCGGTCGAACGCGTGCGGCCAAAGATGATGACGGTGGTGGCCATCATGGCAGGCCTGCTCCCGATCATGTGGAGCACCGGCACCGGCTCGGAGATCATGCAGCGCATAGCGGTGCCGATGATCGGGGGCATGATCTCCTCGACATTGCTGACGCTGATCGTGATCCCGGCGGTATTCGGCATCCTCAAAGGCTTTGGGCTGCCCGGCGATCCCGAAAGCGGCAAGTCAGTCGAGGCGATTGCCAAGCCATCGAAGAAAGCCACACGCGTTGTGGAGCCAGCCGAATGA